One Pseudostreptobacillus hongkongensis DNA window includes the following coding sequences:
- a CDS encoding ABC transporter substrate-binding protein: protein MKKILTASLILASLGLLVSCGPGKARSEMGVEKVDLKFAQEWTNDQPVKDGEVYKVGMVVTSPFKGILSPIHSDTADDGIILGMISEEIFWQNDNFQRADVEGGMASYHIDVDNKQVIIKFKEGLKWSDGEPLGVDDLIYTYEAVANKDYTGSRFDPIELGKIVGLTDYHEGKANSISGLEKVSDTELRMHLTEVSSNLTVSGGALSISGMLLPKHYLKDVAMKDLETTDKLRTKTISNGKFVISKIVPGESVEFVPNEYYYQGKQPVSKVVLKTLTPQLAVEALKQGEYHEIIGLPQDSYEKYKDLSNLAILGRPALNYSYLGFNLGHRDNEKGINIQDRDTPLQDVRVRQAVGYALNLQEIADAYYHGLRVRANGVIPPIFASFYDSTLEGYDYNPEKAKELLKEAGYTDTNGDGIVDKDGKNLTLRLGMAGGSDVAEPITKALQQYWAAVGIDVQLTNGRLLDNNVLFEKMAANPDDMDIFAAGWSVGTSLDFGGTYSETGSFNFMRFVDKKNDELLKAINDPKGLTDPEYKANAYKEWQKYMISQAPIIPFMFKYDVSPVNKSVKRSTVYIATEKSNSQVAVVAQPEIAK from the coding sequence ATGAAAAAAATATTAACAGCTAGTTTAATATTAGCATCACTTGGATTACTTGTTTCATGTGGACCAGGTAAAGCAAGATCTGAAATGGGTGTAGAAAAAGTTGATTTAAAATTTGCACAAGAATGGACTAATGATCAACCTGTAAAAGACGGAGAAGTATATAAAGTAGGAATGGTTGTAACATCTCCATTTAAAGGAATTTTATCACCTATACATTCTGATACTGCAGATGATGGTATTATACTTGGAATGATAAGTGAAGAAATATTCTGGCAAAATGATAATTTCCAAAGAGCAGATGTTGAAGGTGGAATGGCAAGTTATCATATAGATGTAGATAATAAACAAGTTATAATTAAATTTAAAGAAGGATTAAAATGGTCAGATGGAGAACCTTTAGGTGTAGATGATTTAATTTATACTTATGAAGCAGTTGCTAACAAAGATTATACTGGTTCAAGATTTGATCCAATTGAATTAGGTAAAATTGTAGGATTAACAGATTATCATGAAGGTAAGGCAAATTCTATATCAGGACTTGAAAAAGTGTCTGATACTGAACTTAGAATGCACTTAACAGAAGTTTCATCTAATTTAACTGTTAGTGGTGGAGCTTTATCTATATCTGGTATGTTATTACCTAAACATTACTTAAAAGATGTAGCAATGAAAGATTTAGAAACTACAGATAAATTAAGAACTAAAACAATTTCAAATGGTAAATTTGTAATTAGTAAAATAGTTCCAGGAGAAAGTGTAGAGTTTGTTCCTAATGAATACTATTACCAAGGTAAACAACCGGTATCTAAAGTTGTTTTAAAAACATTAACACCACAACTTGCAGTTGAGGCATTAAAACAAGGTGAATACCATGAAATTATTGGATTACCTCAAGATTCATATGAAAAATATAAAGATTTATCTAACTTAGCAATACTTGGAAGACCAGCTTTAAATTATAGTTACTTAGGATTTAATTTAGGTCATAGAGATAATGAAAAAGGAATAAATATTCAAGATAGAGATACTCCTTTACAAGATGTAAGAGTAAGACAAGCAGTAGGTTATGCATTAAACTTACAAGAAATAGCAGATGCTTACTACCATGGATTAAGAGTAAGAGCTAATGGAGTAATACCTCCAATATTTGCATCTTTCTATGATTCAACTCTTGAGGGATATGACTATAATCCAGAAAAAGCTAAAGAATTATTAAAAGAAGCAGGATATACAGATACTAATGGAGATGGAATAGTAGATAAAGATGGTAAAAATCTAACATTAAGATTAGGAATGGCTGGAGGTTCAGATGTTGCAGAACCTATTACTAAGGCATTACAACAATACTGGGCTGCAGTAGGAATAGATGTACAATTAACTAATGGAAGATTATTAGATAATAATGTATTATTTGAAAAAATGGCTGCAAACCCTGATGATATGGATATATTTGCTGCAGGATGGTCTGTTGGAACATCACTTGACTTTGGTGGAACTTATTCAGAAACAGGATCATTTAACTTCATGCGTTTTGTTGATAAGAAAAATGATGAATTATTAAAGGCTATAAACGATCCTAAAGGATTAACAGATCCAGAATACAAAGCAAATGCATATAAAGAATGGCAAAAATATATGATATCTCAAGCGCCAATTATACCATTCATGTTTAAATATGATGTATCACCAGTTAATAAGAGTGTTAAGAGATCTACAGTATATATCGCAACTGAAAAATCTAATTCACAAGTAGCGGTAGTAGCTCAACCAGAAATAGCTAAATAA
- the mnmG gene encoding tRNA uridine-5-carboxymethylaminomethyl(34) synthesis enzyme MnmG, whose amino-acid sequence MQQNYDVIVVGAGHAGIEAALASARLGKKTALFTIYLDNIAMMSCNPAVGGPGKSHIVSEIGMLGGQMAVHIDKYNLQLKDLNHTKGLAAKITRAQADKYWYRIKMREIVEKQENLDVIQGMIEDLVVEDKKVIGVIDNLGINYGAKSVILCTGTFLNGEYIIGDVKYSSGRQGEKASNSLPDNLVKLGIQMDRYQTATPPRIDKKSINIENLQELYGEEKPRYFSYMSKEKPENSLPTWLTFTTSETIKVGQELLKYSPIVTGIVSTKGPRHCPSLDRKIMNFPDKTDHQIFLEQESIESDEIYVNGFTTAMPPFAQEKLIRTIKGLENAKILRYGYAIEYDFIPAYQLKFSLESKVISNLFQAGTINGTSGYEEAAAQGFIAGVNAVRKIDGLDPIIISRDEGYIGVLIDDIINKQTPEPYRVLPSRAEYRLTLRQDNVFIRLIEKSKKIGLLSKEKIEELEGYIVDISKEIERLKEIKIYPSKETNEKLKQIDESSSMTGVMNAFEFLGRKEINYDNLSLFITTSNLADIPKEQVEIEAKYRIFIEREKNQIEKFKKLENIEIPHDFNYENIKGLSNIAISGLSYTRPTNIGQATRISGVTYNDIAILIAILKKEDMNV is encoded by the coding sequence ATGCAACAAAATTATGATGTTATAGTTGTAGGTGCAGGTCATGCTGGAATTGAAGCTGCGCTAGCTTCAGCTAGACTTGGTAAAAAAACAGCACTATTCACCATTTACTTAGATAATATAGCTATGATGAGTTGTAATCCTGCAGTAGGAGGACCAGGTAAATCTCATATCGTAAGTGAAATAGGTATGCTTGGTGGACAAATGGCTGTACACATAGATAAATACAACTTACAACTAAAAGACTTGAACCATACTAAAGGACTTGCTGCGAAAATAACTCGTGCACAAGCTGATAAATATTGGTATAGAATAAAAATGAGAGAAATAGTAGAAAAACAAGAAAACCTTGATGTTATACAGGGAATGATAGAAGATCTTGTTGTAGAAGATAAAAAAGTAATAGGAGTTATCGATAATTTAGGAATAAATTACGGTGCAAAATCTGTAATTTTATGTACGGGAACTTTCCTAAATGGTGAATATATAATAGGAGATGTTAAATACTCATCTGGTAGACAAGGTGAAAAAGCAAGTAATTCATTACCTGATAATCTTGTTAAACTAGGTATACAGATGGATAGATATCAAACTGCTACGCCACCTAGAATTGATAAAAAAAGTATAAATATAGAAAATTTACAAGAACTATATGGCGAAGAAAAACCAAGATATTTTTCTTATATGAGTAAGGAAAAACCTGAAAATTCTTTACCAACTTGGCTTACATTTACTACTTCTGAAACTATAAAAGTTGGACAAGAATTACTTAAATATTCTCCTATAGTAACAGGAATAGTTAGTACCAAAGGACCTCGTCATTGTCCTTCTCTTGATAGAAAAATAATGAATTTCCCCGATAAAACTGACCATCAAATATTCTTAGAACAAGAATCTATAGAAAGTGATGAAATATATGTAAATGGATTTACAACAGCTATGCCACCATTTGCTCAGGAAAAACTTATAAGAACTATAAAGGGATTGGAAAATGCTAAAATTTTAAGATATGGTTATGCAATTGAATATGATTTCATTCCTGCATATCAACTTAAGTTCTCACTTGAATCTAAAGTTATTTCTAACCTATTCCAAGCTGGAACTATTAATGGAACTAGTGGATATGAAGAAGCTGCAGCTCAAGGATTTATAGCTGGAGTTAATGCAGTTCGTAAAATAGATGGACTAGACCCTATTATAATTTCACGGGATGAAGGATATATAGGAGTTTTAATTGATGATATAATAAACAAACAAACTCCTGAGCCTTATAGAGTACTGCCTTCACGTGCAGAATATAGACTTACTTTAAGACAAGATAATGTATTTATCCGTTTAATAGAAAAATCTAAAAAAATTGGATTATTAAGTAAAGAAAAAATAGAAGAACTAGAAGGATACATAGTAGATATTTCAAAAGAAATTGAAAGACTTAAAGAAATAAAAATTTATCCAAGCAAAGAAACAAATGAAAAATTAAAACAAATAGATGAAAGTTCTTCTATGACAGGCGTTATGAATGCATTTGAATTTCTAGGAAGAAAAGAAATAAATTATGATAATCTTTCTTTATTTATAACTACAAGTAACTTAGCTGATATACCTAAAGAACAAGTAGAAATAGAAGCTAAATATAGAATATTTATAGAAAGAGAAAAAAATCAGATAGAAAAATTTAAAAAATTAGAAAACATTGAAATCCCACATGATTTTAATTATGAAAATATAAAGGGACTTTCAAATATAGCAATAAGTGGACTTAGTTATACAAGACCTACAAATATAGGTCAAGCTACTAGAATTAGTGGTGTAACATATAACGACATAGCTATTTTAATTGCTATACTAAAAAAGGAGGATATGAATGTTTGA
- a CDS encoding TMEM164-related integral membrane acyltransferase: MFEYGVYNLKYFSPVHFRSLLTVLIFCIILLIIPYIFKGIEKGKYVTFLGVLMLLSKIVDSSYRMIFEKAPYYDVLPLHLCNASIILAGIYFLTRKRVIFNMVYFYFSGAILALLFPELGTYHYTVYPYLFMLTHLLEIFAVFFAFIHLDETITFKGFIAGIIGYFVLIILAFIVNGIYETNYMYVSNYILSALNFIKPFIVYQVLFVSLFLASICLMYLPFAFNQKTELEEKEI; this comes from the coding sequence ATGTTTGAATACGGTGTATATAATTTAAAATATTTTTCTCCTGTTCATTTTCGTTCTTTGCTTACAGTTTTAATATTTTGTATAATACTATTAATAATACCATATATATTTAAGGGTATAGAAAAAGGTAAATATGTAACATTTTTAGGTGTATTAATGTTACTTTCTAAAATTGTAGATTCATCTTATAGAATGATATTTGAAAAGGCGCCATATTATGATGTATTACCCCTACATTTATGTAATGCATCAATTATACTAGCTGGTATATATTTTTTAACTAGAAAAAGAGTTATATTCAATATGGTTTATTTCTATTTCTCAGGTGCAATACTTGCTTTATTATTCCCTGAACTTGGAACTTACCATTATACAGTATATCCTTATTTATTTATGCTTACTCATTTACTTGAAATATTTGCTGTATTTTTTGCATTTATTCATTTAGATGAAACTATAACATTTAAAGGATTTATAGCTGGAATTATAGGATACTTTGTTCTTATAATACTTGCCTTTATAGTAAATGGAATATATGAAACAAACTATATGTATGTAAGTAATTATATACTTAGTGCCTTAAACTTTATTAAACCATTTATAGTTTATCAGGTACTATTTGTATCATTATTCTTAGCTTCTATATGTTTAATGTATTTACCATTTGCATTTAATCAAAAAACAGAATTAGAAGAAAAAGAAATATAA
- a CDS encoding formate--tetrahydrofolate ligase, translated as MTDIEIAQKATLLPIEEIAKKIGVEEYIEQYGKYKAKVDLSILDEFESRANGKLILVTAISPTPYGEGKTTVTVGLTQGFNKLGYNSIAALREPSMGPVFGLKGGATGGGYSQVLPMEDINLHFTGDFHAITSANNLIAASIDNHLNRGNELEIDIDNIYFKRVLDMNDRALREITIGKGRINGPIHEASFKITVASEIMAIFCLSENIHDLKEKIGNIIIGKNIHGDFVFVKDLKIEGACAVLLKDAIKPNLVQTIENTPVLIHGGPFANIAHGCNSILATKMALKLSDYTITEAGFASDLGAEKFFDIKCRKAHLTPDLVVIVATVRALKYHGHDDVEKGLLNLEKHIENMKKFNLPIVVAINKFTTDTDEEINSIQEFTEKLGVKSIPIDIHAKGGIGSKELVEDIVETLDKIEDIPSEEVNSVFEYLYPLDASIEEKIEILCKEMYDAGDIEYSEKALEKIRLFTEKGYSNLPICMSKTPVSISDNPKLLGRPQGYTFKITDVNISAGAGFLVIMSGDILDMPGLPKVPAAEKIDIDENGNIVGLS; from the coding sequence ATGACGGATATTGAAATAGCACAAAAAGCTACACTTCTACCTATAGAAGAAATAGCTAAAAAAATAGGTGTAGAAGAATATATAGAACAATATGGTAAGTATAAGGCAAAGGTAGATTTATCTATACTTGATGAGTTTGAAAGTAGAGCAAATGGTAAATTGATATTAGTTACAGCTATAAGTCCAACACCATACGGAGAAGGTAAAACTACAGTTACAGTTGGTTTAACTCAAGGATTTAATAAGTTAGGGTATAATTCTATAGCTGCATTAAGAGAACCTTCAATGGGACCAGTATTTGGACTTAAAGGTGGTGCAACTGGTGGGGGATATTCACAAGTTCTTCCTATGGAAGATATAAATCTTCATTTTACAGGAGATTTTCATGCTATAACTTCAGCTAATAATTTAATTGCAGCAAGTATAGATAATCATCTTAATAGAGGAAATGAATTAGAAATAGATATAGATAATATATATTTTAAAAGAGTACTTGATATGAATGATAGAGCTCTTAGAGAAATTACTATAGGAAAGGGAAGAATAAATGGACCTATTCATGAGGCTTCATTTAAAATAACTGTCGCAAGTGAAATAATGGCAATATTTTGCCTTTCTGAAAATATACATGATTTAAAAGAAAAAATAGGGAATATAATAATAGGGAAGAACATTCATGGGGATTTTGTGTTTGTAAAAGACTTGAAAATTGAAGGTGCTTGTGCAGTATTGTTAAAAGATGCTATAAAGCCTAATCTAGTACAAACAATAGAAAATACACCTGTGTTGATACATGGAGGGCCTTTTGCAAATATAGCTCATGGATGTAATTCTATATTAGCGACTAAGATGGCGCTTAAATTATCAGATTATACAATAACAGAAGCTGGATTTGCATCAGATTTAGGAGCAGAAAAATTCTTTGATATTAAGTGTAGAAAAGCACATCTAACACCTGATTTAGTTGTTATAGTTGCAACAGTAAGAGCATTAAAATATCATGGTCATGATGATGTTGAAAAAGGACTTTTAAATCTTGAAAAACATATAGAAAATATGAAAAAATTTAATCTACCTATAGTTGTTGCTATTAATAAATTTACTACTGACACAGATGAAGAAATTAATAGTATACAAGAATTTACAGAAAAACTAGGAGTTAAGTCTATACCTATCGATATACATGCAAAGGGTGGTATAGGTTCAAAAGAATTAGTAGAGGATATAGTTGAAACTTTAGATAAAATAGAAGATATTCCATCAGAAGAGGTTAATTCTGTATTTGAATACCTATATCCATTAGATGCTAGTATAGAAGAAAAAATAGAAATATTATGTAAAGAAATGTATGATGCAGGTGATATAGAATATAGTGAAAAAGCATTAGAAAAAATAAGACTATTTACTGAAAAAGGTTATTCTAATTTACCTATATGTATGTCAAAAACACCAGTTTCTATATCAGATAACCCTAAACTTTTAGGAAGACCTCAAGGTTATACATTTAAAATAACAGATGTTAATATATCTGCAGGGGCAGGATTCTTAGTTATAATGTCGGGAGATATATTAGATATGCCAGGGCTTCCAAAAGTTCCAGCAGCAGAAAAAATAGATATAGATGAAAATGGTAATATAGTAGGATTATCTTAA
- a CDS encoding JAB domain-containing protein encodes MDEIKILKKIIKLSTRKNDEKSQELSINLIENVGNITNLIKKRNELNLPKNLALILNIFSEIIEDTLKCKTFDKKKKILSYGDLINYLKYDYFDKEREIFKVLYFNTKCMLIKDENLFYGTIDKADIYSREIAKRILKYNAKSVILVHNHPSGDTKPSKQDLSITKELQQIFKYFEIKLSDHIIISNEEYYSFLENGDI; translated from the coding sequence ATGGATGAAATTAAAATTTTGAAAAAAATAATTAAATTATCTACTAGAAAAAACGATGAAAAATCACAAGAATTATCTATTAATTTAATAGAAAATGTAGGTAATATTACAAATTTAATTAAAAAAAGAAATGAGCTTAATTTACCTAAAAATTTAGCTCTTATTTTAAATATATTTTCTGAAATTATAGAAGATACATTAAAATGCAAAACTTTTGACAAGAAAAAGAAAATCTTATCATACGGTGATTTGATTAATTATTTAAAATATGACTATTTTGATAAAGAAAGAGAAATATTTAAAGTCCTATATTTCAACACAAAATGCATGTTGATAAAAGATGAAAATCTATTTTATGGAACTATTGATAAAGCAGATATATATTCAAGAGAAATTGCTAAAAGAATTCTTAAATATAACGCAAAATCTGTTATACTTGTTCATAATCATCCTAGTGGGGATACTAAACCTTCAAAACAAGATTTATCAATAACTAAAGAATTGCAACAAATATTTAAATATTTTGAAATAAAATTATCAGATCATATTATTATTAGTAATGAAGAGTATTATAGTTTTTTAGAGAATGGAGATATATGA
- the nadN gene encoding NAD nucleotidase: MNKKILSSLMAVTLCASCTTATTKNAEVSHKDVDLSIIHINDHHSYLEPTEQRITVDGKQLKVNIGGFSAVNQKIKELRASRKNPLVLHAGDAITGTLYFTLFGGSADAAVMNEGTFDYFTLGNHEFDAGNEGLLKLLEPLKIPVLSANVIPDKDSILYDKWKPYDIFEVEGEKIGIIGLDTVKKTVNSSSPGKDVKFYDEVTTAQIMANTLKAQGINKIILLSHGGTEKNFEIAQKVNDIDVIITGDSHYLYGNDDLRNLKLPVVHEYPTEFKSPNGEPVFVVEAWCYSGLVGDLGVHFTKDGIASITRKNPYVLLHDDKFQARNKDGKWAELEGAEREAVINKLKGISAISFAKEDEATSKILSKYKAEKDVLSNQKVGTIIGAAMPGGSANRIPGREGSNPEGSVATRFIAETMLNELRTVDFAIQNAGGVRADVVPGDVTFNDAYTFLPFGNTLYTFKISGKDTKQVIEDALQFALVDGSTGAFPYGAGIRYEANEMPNAEGKRLVDVEVFNKQTQKWEKIDDNKFYTVGTNAYIASGKDGYATFGRLYKDPKAEGTDTFLPDAESFIKFMKANPGFNSYTTSNVKFYNKK; this comes from the coding sequence ATGAACAAGAAAATTTTATCAAGTTTGATGGCAGTTACATTATGTGCTTCATGTACTACAGCAACTACAAAAAATGCTGAAGTTTCTCATAAAGATGTAGATTTAAGTATAATTCACATAAATGACCACCATTCTTATTTAGAACCAACAGAACAAAGAATAACTGTTGATGGTAAACAACTTAAAGTTAATATTGGAGGATTTTCAGCCGTTAACCAAAAGATAAAAGAATTAAGAGCGAGCAGAAAAAATCCACTTGTTCTACACGCGGGAGATGCTATAACTGGAACACTTTATTTCACATTATTCGGTGGGTCAGCTGATGCTGCAGTAATGAATGAAGGAACATTTGATTACTTCACTTTAGGTAACCATGAATTTGATGCAGGAAATGAAGGATTATTAAAATTATTAGAACCATTAAAAATTCCTGTATTATCAGCAAACGTAATTCCTGATAAAGATTCAATTTTATATGATAAATGGAAACCTTATGACATATTTGAAGTTGAAGGAGAAAAAATAGGTATTATAGGTCTTGATACTGTTAAGAAAACAGTAAATTCATCAAGTCCTGGTAAAGATGTTAAATTCTATGATGAAGTAACTACAGCTCAAATTATGGCTAATACTTTAAAAGCACAAGGTATAAATAAGATAATATTATTATCTCATGGTGGAACTGAAAAGAACTTTGAAATAGCTCAAAAAGTAAATGATATAGATGTTATAATTACTGGAGATTCACATTATCTATATGGTAATGATGATTTAAGAAACTTAAAATTACCAGTAGTTCATGAATATCCAACTGAATTTAAATCACCTAATGGAGAACCTGTTTTCGTTGTTGAAGCATGGTGTTATTCAGGATTAGTTGGAGATTTAGGAGTACACTTTACTAAAGATGGAATAGCTAGTATAACTAGAAAGAATCCTTATGTATTATTACATGATGATAAATTCCAAGCTAGAAATAAAGATGGTAAATGGGCTGAACTTGAAGGAGCAGAAAGAGAAGCAGTTATAAACAAATTAAAAGGGATAAGTGCTATTTCATTTGCTAAAGAAGATGAAGCAACTTCTAAAATTTTATCTAAATATAAAGCAGAAAAAGATGTATTATCTAACCAAAAAGTTGGAACAATAATAGGTGCGGCTATGCCTGGAGGATCAGCAAATAGAATACCAGGAAGAGAAGGATCAAATCCTGAAGGATCTGTTGCTACAAGATTTATTGCAGAAACTATGTTAAATGAATTAAGAACAGTAGACTTTGCAATACAAAATGCTGGAGGAGTTAGAGCTGACGTTGTTCCTGGAGATGTAACATTTAATGATGCATATACTTTCTTACCATTTGGTAATACTTTATATACATTTAAGATTTCTGGAAAAGATACTAAACAAGTAATAGAAGATGCATTACAATTTGCATTAGTTGATGGATCAACTGGAGCATTCCCTTATGGAGCAGGAATTAGATATGAAGCAAACGAAATGCCTAATGCAGAAGGTAAGAGATTAGTTGATGTTGAAGTATTTAATAAACAAACTCAAAAATGGGAAAAAATAGATGATAATAAATTCTACACTGTAGGAACAAATGCATATATAGCTAGTGGAAAAGATGGATATGCTACATTTGGTAGATTATATAAAGATCCTAAAGCAGAAGGTACAGATACATTCTTACCAGATGCAGAAAGCTTCATTAAATTTATGAAAGCTAACCCAGGATTTAATTCATATACAACTTCAAACGTTAAATTCTATAACAAAAAATAA
- the mvk gene encoding mevalonate kinase has protein sequence MSHAKAILFGEHSVIYNKKAIGIPLRNIIINVEITKDKIIEDEHVKYIKDLIKGRYNIKEEIYFRINSDIPISAGLGSSAALAIAIAKEVEKKYNIDVDIFDIVNISEDKAHGKSSGLDLQIIANSKPIIFEKNKGIKLFNFNLSKYLVIANTGIKGNTKDAVSQVANNIEKNMKYIDELGNITEDAINSIVENNVYLLGELMRKAQENLRKLGLSNDNIEKLINIGRDISIGEKITGSGLGGCIIFLVENLKDAKKLSEKLLDGGAKQTWIEGI, from the coding sequence ATGTCGCATGCCAAAGCAATACTTTTTGGTGAGCATTCTGTAATATATAATAAAAAAGCCATTGGAATACCCTTAAGAAATATTATTATAAATGTTGAAATAACTAAAGATAAAATTATAGAAGATGAACACGTGAAATATATAAAAGATTTAATAAAAGGAAGATATAATATAAAGGAAGAAATATATTTTAGAATAAATTCAGATATACCAATTTCAGCAGGGCTTGGTTCTTCAGCGGCACTTGCAATAGCTATTGCTAAAGAAGTTGAAAAAAAATATAATATAGATGTAGATATTTTTGATATAGTAAATATATCAGAAGATAAAGCACATGGAAAATCAAGTGGTCTTGATTTACAGATAATTGCAAATTCAAAACCAATAATCTTTGAAAAAAATAAAGGTATTAAATTATTTAACTTTAATTTATCAAAATATTTAGTTATAGCAAATACTGGAATTAAAGGAAATACAAAAGATGCAGTATCACAAGTTGCAAATAATATAGAAAAAAATATGAAATATATAGATGAATTAGGAAATATAACAGAGGATGCTATTAATTCAATAGTTGAAAATAATGTATATTTATTAGGTGAGCTGATGCGTAAGGCACAAGAAAATTTAAGAAAATTAGGATTATCTAATGATAATATAGAAAAACTAATAAATATAGGTAGAGATATTTCAATTGGAGAAAAGATAACAGGATCAGGACTAGGGGGCTGTATAATTTTTTTAGTAGAAAATTTAAAAGATGCAAAAAAATTATCTGAGAAACTTTTAGATGGAGGAGCAAAGCAGACATGGATAGAGGGTATATAA
- a CDS encoding HAD family hydrolase, which translates to MWNNKIKNSLDQLLNTEGKNYAIFDCDNTILMNDIQFACTHYILKKKKLFILPKDLKKFMLNKFPEEYNIINDFCNIYEKAYNSDSNSEEYLEFLANFYDTVEYFYFKYNKFDLSTLFCFKGLNKNEAIQIIKESINYHNNVEFGIENWVYEDNISSYKTGLKITNEMYELIKDLSNNNIDVYIISASIKEQVETVLEPLKPYIKGIYAKELEIINDKYTGEIKNNTINPVGEGKSKIISEILKLKYQKDPILVAGDSMGDYNMLTDFNDTIISLIIDRNRQGEFKNIFTLDENRYLRQCVDETIGEFIVEDKSITI; encoded by the coding sequence ATGTGGAACAATAAAATTAAAAATAGTTTAGATCAACTTTTAAATACAGAAGGTAAAAATTATGCTATTTTTGACTGTGATAATACTATACTTATGAATGATATTCAATTTGCTTGTACTCACTATATATTAAAAAAGAAAAAATTATTTATTCTTCCAAAAGATTTAAAAAAGTTTATGTTAAATAAATTTCCTGAAGAATATAACATAATTAATGATTTTTGTAATATATATGAAAAGGCATATAATTCAGATTCAAATAGCGAAGAATATCTAGAATTTTTAGCAAATTTTTATGATACAGTTGAATATTTCTATTTTAAATACAACAAATTTGATTTATCTACTTTATTTTGTTTTAAAGGGCTTAATAAAAATGAGGCTATACAAATAATAAAAGAAAGTATAAATTATCATAATAATGTAGAATTTGGAATAGAAAATTGGGTATATGAAGATAATATATCAAGTTATAAAACTGGGCTTAAAATAACAAACGAAATGTATGAATTAATAAAAGATCTAAGCAATAATAATATAGATGTATATATAATTTCAGCTTCTATTAAAGAACAAGTTGAAACAGTCCTTGAACCTTTAAAACCTTATATAAAAGGTATATATGCTAAGGAACTTGAAATTATTAATGATAAATATACTGGAGAAATAAAAAACAATACTATTAACCCTGTAGGAGAAGGTAAAAGTAAAATTATATCTGAGATATTAAAACTTAAATATCAAAAAGATCCTATTCTTGTAGCTGGTGATAGTATGGGTGATTATAATATGTTGACAGATTTTAATGATACCATAATTTCTTTAATAATAGATAGAAATAGACAAGGTGAATTTAAAAATATATTTACCTTAGATGAAAATAGATATCTTAGACAATGTGTTGATGAAACTATAGGTGAATTTATCGTAGAAGATAAAAGTATCACTATTTAG